In Pithys albifrons albifrons isolate INPA30051 chromosome 6, PitAlb_v1, whole genome shotgun sequence, a single genomic region encodes these proteins:
- the PGF gene encoding placenta growth factor isoform X3, whose translation MRLLGAFVRLLVAGTLGAPPAPAPEERGTPSAESPVLTFREIWNRSFCRPLEQLVDVTTEFPNEVEYIFRPSCVSLQRCGGCCGDEGLRCVPVETSTVTMQLLKIKPNGEAPYVEMAFTEHKQCECRPRQDLMRLGRRRSKGRGKRRHDKKGRKDCELSR comes from the exons aTGCGGCTGCTCGGCGCCTTCGTGCGGCTGCTGGTGGCCGGGACGCTGGGAGCGCCGCCCGCCCCG gcccCGGAGGAGCGGGGGACCCCCAGCGCAGAGTCGCCCG TCCTGACCTTTCGGGAGATCTGGAATCGTAGTTTCTGCCGTCCATTGGAGCAGCTGGTAGACGTCACTACTGAGTTTCCGAACGAAGTGGAGTACATTTTCAGACCCTCCTGCGTCTCCCTGCAGCGCTGTGGAGGCTGTTGTGGGGACGAGGGTCTCCGCTGCGTCCCCGTGGAGACAAGCACGGTCACTATGCAG CTCCTGAAGATAAAGCCAAATGGGGAGGCACCCTACGTGGAGATGGCATTCACTGAGCACAAGCAGTGCGAGTGCAG GCCCCGGCAGGACCTGATGAGGTTGGGAAG GAGGAGGTCCAAGGGCCGAGGTAAGAGAAGACACGACAAGAAGGGACGGAAAGACTGTGAACT
- the PGF gene encoding placenta growth factor isoform X1 has product MRLLGAFVRLLVAGTLGAPPAPAPEERGTPSAESPVLTFREIWNRSFCRPLEQLVDVTTEFPNEVEYIFRPSCVSLQRCGGCCGDEGLRCVPVETSTVTMQLLKIKPNGEAPYVEMAFTEHKQCECRPRQDLMRLGRRRSKGRGKRRHDKKGRKDCELCGTPRR; this is encoded by the exons aTGCGGCTGCTCGGCGCCTTCGTGCGGCTGCTGGTGGCCGGGACGCTGGGAGCGCCGCCCGCCCCG gcccCGGAGGAGCGGGGGACCCCCAGCGCAGAGTCGCCCG TCCTGACCTTTCGGGAGATCTGGAATCGTAGTTTCTGCCGTCCATTGGAGCAGCTGGTAGACGTCACTACTGAGTTTCCGAACGAAGTGGAGTACATTTTCAGACCCTCCTGCGTCTCCCTGCAGCGCTGTGGAGGCTGTTGTGGGGACGAGGGTCTCCGCTGCGTCCCCGTGGAGACAAGCACGGTCACTATGCAG CTCCTGAAGATAAAGCCAAATGGGGAGGCACCCTACGTGGAGATGGCATTCACTGAGCACAAGCAGTGCGAGTGCAG GCCCCGGCAGGACCTGATGAGGTTGGGAAG GAGGAGGTCCAAGGGCCGAGGTAAGAGAAGACACGACAAGAAGGGACGGAAAGACTGTGAACT ATGTGGCACACCACGCAGGtag
- the PGF gene encoding placenta growth factor isoform X2 → MRLLGAFVRLLVAGTLGAPPAPAPEERGTPSAESPVLTFREIWNRSFCRPLEQLVDVTTEFPNEVEYIFRPSCVSLQRCGGCCGDEGLRCVPVETSTVTMQLLKIKPNGEAPYVEMAFTEHKQCECRPRQDLMRLGRRRSKGRDVAHHAGSLCSAPSLDPAAWV, encoded by the exons aTGCGGCTGCTCGGCGCCTTCGTGCGGCTGCTGGTGGCCGGGACGCTGGGAGCGCCGCCCGCCCCG gcccCGGAGGAGCGGGGGACCCCCAGCGCAGAGTCGCCCG TCCTGACCTTTCGGGAGATCTGGAATCGTAGTTTCTGCCGTCCATTGGAGCAGCTGGTAGACGTCACTACTGAGTTTCCGAACGAAGTGGAGTACATTTTCAGACCCTCCTGCGTCTCCCTGCAGCGCTGTGGAGGCTGTTGTGGGGACGAGGGTCTCCGCTGCGTCCCCGTGGAGACAAGCACGGTCACTATGCAG CTCCTGAAGATAAAGCCAAATGGGGAGGCACCCTACGTGGAGATGGCATTCACTGAGCACAAGCAGTGCGAGTGCAG GCCCCGGCAGGACCTGATGAGGTTGGGAAG GAGGAGGTCCAAGGGCCGAG ATGTGGCACACCACGCAGGtagcctctgctctgcccccagccttgATCCTGCTGCCTGGGTTTGA
- the PGF gene encoding placenta growth factor isoform X4 — MRLLGAFVRLLVAGTLGAPPAPAPEERGTPSAESPVLTFREIWNRSFCRPLEQLVDVTTEFPNEVEYIFRPSCVSLQRCGGCCGDEGLRCVPVETSTVTMQLLKIKPNGEAPYVEMAFTEHKQCECRPRQDLMRLGRRRSKGRGKRRHDKKGRKDCEL; from the exons aTGCGGCTGCTCGGCGCCTTCGTGCGGCTGCTGGTGGCCGGGACGCTGGGAGCGCCGCCCGCCCCG gcccCGGAGGAGCGGGGGACCCCCAGCGCAGAGTCGCCCG TCCTGACCTTTCGGGAGATCTGGAATCGTAGTTTCTGCCGTCCATTGGAGCAGCTGGTAGACGTCACTACTGAGTTTCCGAACGAAGTGGAGTACATTTTCAGACCCTCCTGCGTCTCCCTGCAGCGCTGTGGAGGCTGTTGTGGGGACGAGGGTCTCCGCTGCGTCCCCGTGGAGACAAGCACGGTCACTATGCAG CTCCTGAAGATAAAGCCAAATGGGGAGGCACCCTACGTGGAGATGGCATTCACTGAGCACAAGCAGTGCGAGTGCAG GCCCCGGCAGGACCTGATGAGGTTGGGAAG GAGGAGGTCCAAGGGCCGAGGTAAGAGAAGACACGACAAGAAGGGACGGAAAGACTGTGAACTGTAA